One genomic window of Paramormyrops kingsleyae isolate MSU_618 chromosome 22, PKINGS_0.4, whole genome shotgun sequence includes the following:
- the LOC111849245 gene encoding coiled-coil-helix-coiled-coil-helix domain-containing protein 5: MQVAMDITARFCGKEMQDYGACVARNPSSWQEQCQHMKLKVAQCTSSHPVIQKIRSDCAGQFAEFERCLQDHQSSAASCSAHMSRFLACAEAVDLSSVAGGSVSQPI, encoded by the exons AT GCAGGTTGCCATGGATATCACGGCGCGCTTTTGCGGCAAGGAGATGCAGGACTACGGCGCGTGCGTGGCCCGCAACCCATCCTCGTGGCAGGAGCAGTGTCAGCACATGAAGCTGAAGGTGGCGCAGTGCACCTCCTCACA CCCAGTAATCCAGAAGATCCGATCCGACTGCGCAGGCCAGTTTGCGGAGTTTGAACGCTGCCTGCAGGATCACCAGTCTTCAGCAGCCTCGTGCTCCGCCCACATGTCCCGCTTCCTAGCCTGTGCGGAGGCCGTGGACCTCAGTTCTGTCG cagggggcagtgtgtcaCAACCCATCTAG